The nucleotide window ATTCCGAATCCGCATACCAGGCCTAAGGAGCAGCCATGAAAAAAATCGAAGTCATCACCCGAAACTACAAGCTCGACAGCATCAAGGAAGCGCTGACCCGCCTCGGCATCAAGGGCATGACCGTCAGCGAGGTCAAAGGGTTCGGACGCCAGGGCGGACACAAGGAAGTCTACCGGGGCGCCGAATACCAGATCGATTTCGTGCCCAAGATCAAGATAGAACTCGTCGTGGGCGACGAAATCGTCCCCGATATTGTCCAGACCATCACCCAGGCCGCCCGGACCGGCGAAGTCGGGGACGGCAAGATATTCATCTCGCCCATCGACGACATCGTCCGCATCCGCACCGGCGAATCCGGTATTGAGGCGATTTAAGGGCCTCCG belongs to Pseudodesulfovibrio portus and includes:
- a CDS encoding P-II family nitrogen regulator: MKKIEVITRNYKLDSIKEALTRLGIKGMTVSEVKGFGRQGGHKEVYRGAEYQIDFVPKIKIELVVGDEIVPDIVQTITQAARTGEVGDGKIFISPIDDIVRIRTGESGIEAI